Proteins from a genomic interval of Chanodichthys erythropterus isolate Z2021 chromosome 8, ASM2448905v1, whole genome shotgun sequence:
- the fgd6 gene encoding FYVE, RhoGEF and PH domain-containing protein 6 isoform X5, giving the protein MKKPPVAPKPKLVQSQKPSPPPIAPKPEILLPSPSPTAHKRGKPAVAPKPCLPKAPQKPLQPRQDPCKTQHPPVSKNGGPALLPSHMSHYIIPPCTQGHHLGNSKSEDSKEICGTAEVGDFKEGENPKEQLFYNDTWEHASQSEREQLHAPTDSFHTSKEAQEETNSSTVEKDQTSTQTEIIHSPTEPLQEQSAQEKQTRNSIFGSCISDNVSYPAPPSKPLPVPHPRRPRRALLRQNVVEIAPSDTQADTPTETSEQIQTDKLLENPENTSTSQAYTDTPLNLCSPKEDNADTGSTTNTDSLHKVDSFQSTHAENVLPDLESTHYSVPTNGVTLASMNTAAEEGSQPPAPPPRQKSLPQMVDSLCKASTSVDNLVLHCQSDLQDSLVRSKDEEVQSDDEDDGAYGDFARYPITRSLPKQIKLSCGSQVAAISKPSLDGEEKSPKVMPKKPQRNSLPASVVLRKQNTSPLAHTPPPLPNSSPPVFRELPAPPQEKPSWRVALPSIPLFSKNQPTRSNSQPQAGGVGSVFVKQRAKSFSSADLQRVDTGSESSEPLVRSDQTRRSLRKLLELRVYARLLPKLLRSGQSLDCTRTDAEYEDHKATPTNQVTPGDEEEAQGDSETDCGVEYENVPLYEEIPEYMNLPWVYSNQDVDTGVYEVQEPCEVNSRCSVSGDLSEDGLSSNEEDGNSSDSSKEDMSQSKDKEEVERAKRNKVVHIAMEIMSSEKVFVDVLKLLHIDFRDAVAKATRASGKPLVEEKVLNQILYYLPQLYELNKDLLKELEERVAHWSDHQRLADIFVQKGPYLKMYSTYIREFDRNVALLDEQCRKNPPFASVVRQFETSPRCASLALKHYLLKPVQRIPQYQLLLTDYLKNLPEDSSDYKDTQTALSVVKEVANHANDIMKQGDNFQKLMQVQYSLNGHHEIVQPGRVFLKEGTLMKLSRKIMQPRMFFLFNDILLYTTPVQSGQYKVNSMLSLAGMKVSKPSQEAYQNELNIESVERSFILSANSATERDEWLEAIATAIDDYTRKKISFFSSRSQELEGISDDGLPLGSKAPIWIPDLRTTMCMICTCEFTLTWRRHHCRACGKVVCQACSSNKYYLEYLKNQLARVCDHCYIKLQHKGDQSNVTVSPSGRSSTFAFSRKQKKIPSALKEVSANTENSSMSGYLQRSKGHKKPWKRLWFVIKNKVLYTYAASEDVAALESQPLLGFFLREEKTGPAQKMQFKLYHKNTLYYIFRAEDIPTAQRWIEAFQEAMIL; this is encoded by the exons ATGAAGAAACCACCGGTCGCCCCCAAACCCAAGCTGGTTCAGTCGCAGAAACCATCACCTCCCCCCATCGCCCCAAAACCAGAGATCCTGCTGCCTTCACCTTCACCTACTGCACATAAGAGAGGAAAACCTGCTGTTGCTCCCAAACCATGCCTTCCCAAAGCCCCTCAGAAACCTCTCCAGCCAAGACAAGATCCCTGCAAGACCCAGCATCCCCCTGTCTCCAAAAATGGGGGTCCTGCTCTACTACCCTCACACATGTCTCATTACATTATACCACCCTGTACTCAAGGTCATCATCTAGGTAACAGCAAATCAGAGGATTCTAAGGAAATATGTGGAACAGCAGAGGTAGGTGATTTCAAAGAAGGCGAGAACCCAAAAGAACAGTTGTTTTACAATGACACATGGGAACATGCTTCCCAATCTGAACGGGAACAATTGCATGCTCCCACAGACTCATTCCACACTTCCAAAGAGGCACAGGAAGAAACTAACTCTTCTACAGTAGAAAAGGACCAGACAAGTACACAAACAGAAATTATCCACAGTCCTACAGAGCCCTTACAGGAACAATCTGCACAGGAGAAACAAACCAGGAACTCAATTTTTGGCTCTTGCATCAGTGACAATGTTAGTTACCCTGCACCTCCCAGCAAGCCACTCCCTGTACCCCATCCACGACGCCCCCGGAGGGCACTTCTTAGGCAGAATGTTGTGGAAATTGCACCTTCAGACACTCAAGCAGATACACCTACAGAAACTTCTGAACAGATTCAGACAGACAAATTACTAGAAAATCCCGAAAACACTTCAACAAGTCAGGCCTACACTGACACACCTCTGAATTTATGTTCCCCTAAAGAGGATAACGCAGACACTGGCTCCACAACCAACACTGATTCTTTGCACAAAGTAGACTCTTTTCAAAGCACACATGCTGAAAACGTGCTTCCTGATCTAGAATCCACTCATTATTCGGTTCCAACAAATGGTGTAACTCTAGCTTCCATGAACACAGCTGCGGAGGAGGGGTCGCAACCTCCAGCTCCTCCACCTCGACAGAAATCCCTCCCACAAATGGTTGATTCCTTGTGCAAGGCCTCAACATCAGTGGACAACTTGGTTTTGCATTGCCAATCAGATCTTCAAGATTCATTGGTCAGGAGTAAAGATGAGGAGGTGCAAAgcgatgatgaagatgatggagCATATGGAGATTTTGCTCGATACCCAATAACTAGGAGTCTTCCTAAACAGATTAAGCTCAGCTGTGGCTCACAAGTTGCAGCTATAAGCAAGCCATCTTTGGATGGGGAGGAAAAGTCACCAAAAGTCATGCCTAAAAAGCCCCAACGAAACAGTCTTCCCGCCTCTGTTGTGTTGCGGAAGCAAAACACATCTCCGCTAGCTCACACCCCCCCTCCGCTTCCTAACTCCAGTCCTCCCGTATTTAGAGAACTCCCGGCACCTCCTCAGGAGAAACCTTCATGGCGAGTCGCCCTGCCTAGCATCCCTCTCTTCAGTAAAAACCAGCCGACTCGCAGTAACAGCCAACCGCAGGCTGGAGGTGTGGGATCTGTTTTCGTCAAACAGAGGGCAAAGTCGTTTTCCTCTGCAGATCTTCAGCGAGTGGATACTGGATCCGAATCCTCCGAGCCGTTGGTGCGGTCCGATCAAACACGGCGTAGCTTGCGGAAGCTTCTAGAGCTGCGCGTATATGCACGGTTGCTTCCGAAGTTGCTTCGCAGTGGACAGTCCCTGGATTGCACTCGTACTGATGCGGAATACGAGGATCATAAAGCCACGCCCACTAATCAAGTCACCCCTGGTGATGAGGAAGAAGCTCAAGGTGACAGCGAAACGGACTGTGGGGTGGAATATGAGAACGTCCCATTATATGAAGAGATTCCAGAGTACATGAACCTGCCCTGGGTCTATTCCAACCAGGATGTGGACACAGGAGTGTATGAAGTGCAGGAACCATGTGAGGTGAACAG CAGATGTTCTGTGAGTGGTGATCTGTCAGAGGATGGATTGAGCTCTAATGAGGAAGATGGTAACAGCTCCGACTCCAGTAAGGAAGACATGAGCCAATCAAAAGATAAAGAG GAGGTCGAGAGAGCCAAGAGGAACAAGGTGGTTCACATTGCAATGGAGATAATGAGCTCAGAGAAAGT ATTTGTGGATGTTCTGAAGTTGCTTCACATC GATTTCCGGGACGCCGTTGCCAAAGCGACTCGTGCGAGCGGGAAGCCATTGGTGGAGGAGAAAGTATTGAATCAAATCTTGTACTATCTGCCCCAACTCTACGAACTTAATAAAGACCTGCTGAAAGAGCTGGAGGAGAGAGTGGCACACTG GTCTGATCATCAGAGGCTGGCTGATATCTTTGTTCAGAAGGGTCCGTATCTGAAGATGTATTCCACCTACATACGAGAGTTTGACCGTAACGTGGCCCTGCTGGACGAACAGTGTCGCAAAAATCCTCCTTTCGCAAGCGTTGTACGTCAGTTTGAG ACGAGTCCTCGCTGTGCAAGTCTTGCATTGAAGCATTACCTGCTGAAACCGGTGCAACGGATACCTCAATACCAGCTCCTGCTCACAG ATTATTTGAAGAATCTTCCTGAGGATTCATCCGACTACAAAGACACACAAA CTGCCCTAAGTGTGGTGAAAGAAGTGGCAAACCACGCGAACGACATCATGAAGCAAGgg GATAACTTTCAGAAGCTGATGCAGGTTCAGTACAGTCTGAATGGTCATCATGAAATCGTCCAACCTGGCAGG GTTTTCTTAAAGGAGGGCACTCTGATGAAACTCTCCAGGAAAATTATGCAGCCTAGAATGTTCTTCCTG TTTAATGATATTCTGCTGTACACAACACCCGTTCAGTCTGGCCAGTATAAAGTCAACAGCATGCTCTCTCTGGCCGGCATGAAG GTGAGCAAACCCAGTCAGGAGGCCTATCAGAATGAGTTAAACATTGAGAGTGTGGAACGCTCCTTCATACTGTCTGCCAA TTCAGCCACAGAAAGAGACGAATGGCTTGAAGCCATCGCTACAGCAATAGATGACTACACCAGAAAGAAGATTTCTTTCTTTTCCAGTCGAAGCCAAGAG TTGGAGGGAATCTCTGATGACGGTCTACCGCTGGGCTCTAAAGCTCCTATCTGGATTCCAGATTTGAGAACGACCATGTGTATGATCTGCACGTGCGAGTTCACGCTCACCTGGAGACGCCACCACTGCCGCGCTTGCGGAAAG GTGGTGTGTCAGGCATGTTCGTCCAATAAATACTACCTGGAATACCTGAAGAATCAGCTGGCACGAGTGTGCGACCACTGCTATATCAAACTACAGCACAAGG GTGACCAATCCAATGTAACGGTTTCCCCTAGTGGGCGGAGTTCAACATTTGCTTTTTctagaaaacagaaaaagatcCCTTCTGCCCTCAAAGAG GTGTCTGCCAACACTGAGAACTCATCCATGAGTGGATATCTGCAAAGATCCAAAGGCCACAAGAAACCGTGGAAGAGGCTGTGGTTCGTCATTAAGAACAAAGTCCTCTACACTTACGCCGCTAGTGAG GATGTTGCAGCATTGGAGAGCCAGCCACTGCTGGGCTTTTTCCTCCGCGAGGAGAAGACAGGACCGGCTCAAAAAATGCAGTTTAAACTGTACCATAAAAACACACTCTACTACATCTTCAGAGCAGAGGACATCCCCACTGCTCAGAG ATGGATCGAAGCGTTTCAAGAGGCCATGATCCTTTGA